GTGGCCCCGAATTTGCAAGAGCAGGCGCATTGCCGGCCGTGGCTTCGGGCCGGACGCGCAAAAGGAGGCGTCATGACCACAGCCCAGACCGGGAAATCGCGCACGACCCGCAAGACTCCCCCCGTCACGACGACGACGCGCAGCAACTCCCCGGTAGCACCCGCTGTAAAGGTCTCGAAAGCGAGGAAATCCAGGCCGGTGATTGCCGAAGACGTCTGGCGCGAAATGGTAGCGACCGCCGCCTACTACCGTGCGCAGGCGCGCGGCTTCCAGCATGGCTCGCCGGAGCAGGATTGGCTGGCGGCCGAAGCCGATCTGAAACAGCAGCTCGGCGAAATCGTCAAAACCTGAAGCCCGGCCGGGTGCGTGGCGCAGCTTCTCCTTAAGTAGTTCCCGGCCCGGTGCTGGCACCGGGCTTTTTCTTTCCTTCCCCACACCAGATGCCCGCCTTTCCGGCAGTGCGCGGCTGTTGTACGCTTCGATCCACAATCGAATAAATACAAGCGAGGAGAAGCATGGGCAAGAAGAAGAAACCCGAAAAGCTGCGCAGCTATCGCTGGTACGGTGCACAGGATCTGCGGTCCTTCGGACATCGTTCGCGCACGCTGCAGATGGGCTTCGCGCACCAGGACTACAAAGGCAAGCCGGTCATCGCCATCATCAATACCTGGAGCGACATCAATAATTGCCATTCGCATTTCAGGCAGCGCGCGGAAGAAGTCAAGCGCGGCGTCTGGCAGGCGGGAGGTTACCCACTGGAAATGCCGGCGATCGCGCTCGCGGAAGTGTTCCAGAAGCCGACCACGATGATGTATCGCAATTTCCTCGCCATGGAGACCGAGGAATTGCTGCGCTCCTATCCGGTCGATGGCTGCGTGCTGATGGGCGGTTGCGACAAGACCACGCCGGGACTGCTGATGGGCGCGATAAGCATGAACATTCCGGCGATCTTCATGCCGGCGGGTCCGATGCTGCGCGGCAACTGGCAGGGCAAAACACTGGGCTCCGGATCGGACGTCTGGAAATACTGGGACGAATTGCGCGCGGGCAATATCACCGGACGCGACTGGACGGAAATCGAGGAAGGCATCGCGCGATCGGCCGGAACCTGCATGACCATGGGCACGGCTTCGACGATGACGAGTGTCGCGGAAACGCTCGGGTTCAGTCTTCCCAATTCATCGACGATTCCGGCCGTGGATTCGAATCACAGCCGCATGGCCGATTTCACCGGCCGGCGTGTCGTGGAAATGGTCTGGGAAGATCTCAAACCGCGCGACATCCTCACCGGAAAATCCTTCGACAACGCGATCAAGGTACTGATGGCGCTGGGCGGTTCCACCAACGGACTGATCCATGTGATCGCCATGGCCGGCCGCGCCGGCATCCCTATTCCGCTCGAGCGCTTCGAGGAAATCGGCCAGCGCACGCCTTATCTGGTGAACATGCGCCCGTCGGGCAAGTATCTGATGGAAGATTTCTATTACGCTGGCGGGCTGGCAGCCATGCTCGAAGGCATGCGCCATTTGCTCGATGTGGGTGAGCTCACCTGCACAGGCAAAACGCTCGGCGAGAATATCGCCGGCGCCAAAATCCATAACACCGACGTGATTCGCACGCCGGACAATCCAATGCAACCGGAGGGCGGCCTCATCGTGTTGCGTGGCAATCTCGCGCCTGACGGGGCCGTCATCAAGTCGACAGCGGCCGATCCGAAGTTGCTAAAGCACGCCGGCCGCGCGATGGTCTTCGACGATTACAACGACATGGCCGCGCGACTCGACGACCCGAATCTGGATGTCGACGCGGATTCGGTGCTGGTGCTGCGCAACGCGGGCCCGCTCGGCGGTCCCGGCATGCCGGAATGGGGCATGCTGCCGATCCCGAAGAAATTGCTCAAGCTGGGCGTGCGCGACATGGTACGCATTTCCGATGCGCGCATGAGCGGGACCAGTTACGGCACCTGCGTGCTGCACGTGTCGCCCGAGTCGTGGATCGGCGGACCGCTCGCGCTGGTCAGGACAGGCGACCTCATCGAACTCGACGTGCCGGGCAGGAAATTGACGTTAAAGGTCAGCGAAGAGGAGCTGGCGAAGCGGCGCGAGGTTTGGAAACCGAAGGCGAGAAAATACGAGCGTGGCTACGGCAAGATTTTTTCGCAGCATGTCTCCCAGGCCGACAAGGGCTGCGACTTCGACTTTCTCGAAGGCACGGCACCTATCCCTGAACCGGAAATCCACTAGAGACATGTCCGCGATTCGATGGTCCGTTGCATTGTTTATCCTGCTCTCTGCGGGGAGTGCGCCCGGAGCCGAGACAGCGGAAAGATCCGGAACATCGCCTGCGACCAGCGAAATCAGGCTCGCCGACGCGACAATCGAGCTTAGTTACACTGGCGATGCCGCTGGTCTGGACCGTAACGAGTTGCGCGAATGGATCACTGCGTCGGCGAATGCCGTACAAAGTTATTACGGGTGTTTTCCGGTCAAGCGCGTGCGCATCCGGATCGAGGCCGGGGAGGGGCGCGGCGCGCGGTCGGGCACAACCTACGCTTACAACGGTGCGTTGATCCGGGTGGGCGTAGGGCGTTACAGCGACAGCGCCGACCTGAAGCGGGACTGGATCATGACCCATGAAATGGTTCATCTGGCGATGCCGGAGTTCGCCGATCGATACGCCTGGCTGGAGGAAGGCCTGGCGACCTACGTCGAGCCGATCGCCCGCGTTCAGGTCGGGCAACTGACCGAGGAAAAGATCTGGCGCGACATGCTCCAAGACATGCCCAAAGGCCTGCCTGCCGCAGGCGATCAGGGACTGGACAACACGCATACCTGGGGCCGCACCTACTGGGGCGGCGCGCTGTTCTATCTTCTGGCCGACGTACGCATCCGCGAACGCACCGGTAATCGCGCGGGACTGCAGGATGCGTTGCGCGCCATTGTCGCGCATGGGGGCAACGTGGAAGTGTCGTGGGACGTGCGACGCACACTGGCGATGGGAGACCAGGCCACCGGCACGAAGGTGCTGATCGAACTGTACGACGAAATGCGGGCCACGCCGGTTTCGCCGGATCTCGCACAATTGTGGCTACGCCTCGGCGTGAAGCTCTTGGGTGACGGTGTCGAGTTCGACGATGCGGCGCCGCTTGCCGCAATCCGGCGGGCCATCACCGCCAAGCGGGGTGCCTGAAGAGCGAAACGCCGCTGCAGGCCGGGGGATTACTTGTGCAAGTCGTCAGTCCAGCACACGCTTTCCGGCTTTTCCACGACAGGAATGTCGAGGTTCACCACGACCGGTTCCTGGCCCGATCGCACCAGCACACAGGACAGCGGCTCGGTGTCCGACGCGTTGATTTCCTGATGCGGGACATACGGCGGCACATGGATGAAATCGCCGGGTCCCGCCTCCGCCACGAATTCGAGATGGTCTCCCCAGCGCATGCGCGCCTGCCCGCTGACCACGTAGATCACGCTCTCGACCGGGCCATGATGATGAGCTCCAGTCTTGGCCTTCGCATGGATTACCACCGTCCCGGCCCACAGTTTTTCGGCTCCGCAGCGCGCATGGGTGATGGCGGCTGCCCGATTCATGCCGGGCGTCTGCGCCGTATTGGTGTCGAGCTCCGACGCTTTGACGATGCGGATGCCATGAACCTTCCACTTGGAGTCGATCATCGAGGTTTCCCTGTCAGCGGAAGTGCAGCATGACGAGCAGCAGCACGGTTGGAATGATGGTGTTCACCAGCGCCAGCGCGAACAGCGGGCGCGAACCTTTCTGATTCGCGGTGATGTGGATGAAAGCGGTAATGCCCGACACTGCGACAACGAGGCCGCCGATCGCATACAGCATGGAGAAGATCTGGAATTCGCCCTGGCGCTGAAAATAAGGCACGAGATTGAGTTGCCATACCAGATAAACGATCAGGCCGATATTGGCCAGTAACGGCAGGTAATAGAGCAGAAAGCGCTTCAGTTTACCGTTCAACCGCGATTCCCTCGGCGACAACCCTGGCTTGTGCAGTCACTTCTTCAGCGCCATTTGCAGCACCCTCGCCACATGCAGCGCTTCACGGCCGGATCCATCGTGAATCTGATGGCGGCAGCTCGTGCCGTCGGCGACGACCATGGTTTCCGGCTTCGCTTGCCTTACCGTCGGAAGCAACGACAGCTCCGCCATTCTCATGCTGACGTCGAAATGCTCCGCCTCGTAGCCGAAGCTGCCGGCCATGCCGCAACAGCTCGATTCGACGGTTTCCACTTTCAATCCGGGGATCATGTCCAGAACCTTGCGCACCGCCGGCATCGCATCGAAGGCCTTCTGGTGACAATGTCCGTGCAGCAAAGCAGCGCTCGTGGCGAGCGGCGCAAGTTCAAGCCGGAACGCACCGGCGTCCATCTGTGCAGCGATGAATTCCTCGAACAGCAGGGCATGCCCGGCGAGCCGGGCAGCCTCGTCGCCGAGACCCATCGCCAGATATTCGTCGCGCAGCGTCAGCAGGCAGGACGGCTCCAACCCGACGACGGCGACACCGCGCTCCACGTAAGGCCGCAGCGCTTTCAGCATGCGTAGCGCTTCAACCTTTGCTTCTTCCACCAGGCCCGCGGCAAGAAACGTTCTGCCGCAACACAGCGGCCGGCCATTGTCCGCTGGCGCAGCGACCTCGACCCCATAGCTGGCCGCTTCCAGCACATCCGCCGCCGCCTGGGCATTTTCCGGTTCGAAATAGCGGCTGAACGTATCTATGAACAAAACGACTTTTTGTCCTCCCTCTCCGCTCCGGGGAGAGGGCTCCGCCGACACGGCGTTCGCGGAGCGATCCGGGGCGGGAAGCGGAGCGGATGCGCGCTTCCCGCGGACGGGCGACATTGTCGCTAACGAATCCGCGCGCAGGGGTGAGGCGCTCCAGCGCGGCAGGCTGCGCCGCGCGCTCAGGCCGAACAGCTTTTCCGTGAGCCATGCCGCGCCGGGAATCGCGTCGCGCAGATTCAGCAGCGGCGCCAGCTTCGAAGCGGCGGATGCGTAGCGCGGCAGATACGCGATCAGTTTCTGCCGCAGCGTAAGACCGTGACGCCGGGTGTACTGGCTCAGAAATTCTATCTTCATGCGCGCCATGTCCACCCCGGTCGGACATTCACGCCGGCAACCCTTGCAACTGACGCACAATTCCATCGTGTCGCGCATCGCATCCGATACCAGCGCGTCCGCGCCGAGCTGGCCGGAAATTGCCAGCCTGAGGGTATTGGCGCGTCCGCGAGTCAGATGCTGTTCATCGCCGGTGGCGCGAAACGAGGGACACATGGTGCCGGCGTCGAACTTGCGGCAGTGGCCGTTGTTGTTGCACATCTCGACCGCGGGCGCGAAGCCACCCCACGCCGACCAGTCGAGCGCCGTTTCGATATGCTGCGCGCGGTAGCCGGGCTTGTAGCGGAACAGACTGCGGTCATCCATACGCGTCGGCCGCACGATCTTGCCGGGATTCATCAGGCCCTTCGGATCCAGCAGCGCTTTCACTTCGGCCAGTGCCCCGGTCAGCCGCGATCCGAGAATCGGCTCGATCCACTCGGAGCGCACCAGGCCATCGCCGTGCTCGCCGGAATAGGCGCCCTTGAACTCCCTGACCATTGCACAAGCTTCTTCGGCTATCGCGCGCATTTTCTCGGCGCCGTCGCGGCGCATGTCGAGTATCGGGCGCACGTGCAGCGTGCCCACCGACGCATGTGCGTACCAGGTGCCCCGCGTGCCGTGCTTCTCGAAGACTTTCGTGAGCCGGTCGGTATATTCGGCGAGGTGTTCCAGCGGTACCGCGCAGTCCTCGATGAAGGACACCGGCTTGCCGTCGCCTTTCATCGACATCATGATATTGAGCCCGGCCTTGCGCACCTCCCAGATTTCCTTCTGCAGCGCGGGCTCTGTGATCTGCACCACGCTGCCGGGAAGGTCGAGATCACCCATCAGTTCGACGAGCCGCGCGAGCCGGGCAACCAGTGCTCCCTTGTCCTCGCCCGCGAACTCCACCAGCAGAATGGCTTCGGGCTCTGCCTGCAGAAACTTGTCGACGATCGGGCGAAACGCCGCATTGCCGCGCGCAAGATCGATCATGGTCCGATCCACGAGTTCCACCGCGTCCGGATCCAGCGTGACGATGTGCCGCGTCAGGTCCATCGCCTGATAGAACGTCGGGAAATGCACGACGCCCAGTACCTTGTGCGCCGGGATCGGCGAAAGCTTCAGCGTGATGCGTTTCGAAAACGCGAGCGTGCCTTCCGAACCGACCAGCAGATGCGCGAGATTGTGGGCCAGCGGATGCGTACCGCTACCGGGCTGGATCATATCGAGGTTGTAACCCTGCACCCGCCGCAGCACGTTTGGCCAGCGCGCTTCGATCTCGGTGGCCTCACGACGCACGATGGCGTGAATCTTTTCGACCAGTGCGCGATAGCCTGCCGGTGCGCCGCCCAACCCGGTGCTGGCGCCGAAATGGAATTCATCGCCGCCGGTGAGCCATGCATCCACGCCGAGCACGTTGTGCACCATGTTGCCGTAGCGGATCGAGCGCGAGCCGCAGGAATTGTTGCCGGCCATGCCGCCGATGGTAGCCTGTGCCGAAGTCGAAACATCGACCGGAAACCAGAGTTTGTGTGATCGCAGGCGGACGTTCAGATGATCGAGCACCAGGCCGGGTTGCACCGTGGCTTCGCGTTTGTCTGCGTCGATGCGGATGACCTCGTCGAGGTATTTCGAACAATCGATGACCAGCGCTGCGCCGACGGTTTGTCCGCACTGCGACGTTCCCGCGCCGCGCGGCAGGATCGGCACGCCTTCCTCCGCGGCGACCTGCAGCGCAACGCGGGCGGCCTCTTCGGTGCGTGGTATGACCACGCCGATCGGGTCGACCTGGTAGATGGACGCGTCGGTGGAATAACGACCTCGCGAAAACGCATCGAACAGTACGTCCCCTTCAAAGTTCGCTCGCAGCCGCTGTTCGAGCGGGTTGCGAACGCCCGGGTGCGGGTGAAACCGTATGGGTGTTGCGGGAGCGTTCACGCCGAAGCTGCAATCCTTGGTAGACGATGCTGCAAATGATACCCGAGGCTCTCCCGAGCGCGCTTGTTACGGCCGGGGATTTTCAGTAGGCTCAATTTCTTTGCCCGGCACCCAGCCATGACTTTTCGCAGCGGACGCCATTTCCTCCAGATTCCCGGCCCGACCAACGTGCCCGACCGTGTGCTGCGCGCCATGGACCGGCCCACGATCGACCATCGCGGTCCGGAATTCGCGCAACTCGGCCGCGAAGTGCTGGAAGGCATCAAGCTGATTTTCCGGACCAGCAGCCCGGTCATTATCTATCCGGCTTCCGGCACCGGCGCCTGGGAAGCGGCACTGGTCAATACGCTGTCGGCAGGCGATCGCGTTCTGATGTCGGAGACCGGTCAGTTCGCGACGCTTTGGCAGAAGCTTGCGGCACGACTCGGACTCAAGATCGATTTCATCCCGGGCGACTGGCGCCATGGCGCCGATATGGAAATAATCGAGCGCAAACTCGTGGAGGACCGTGGTCACACGATCAAAGCGGTCTGCGTGGTACACAACGAAACCTCGACTGGCGTCGTCAGCCGCATTCCGCTGGTGCGCAAGGCGCTCGACCGCACCGGCCATCCGGCGCTGCTGTTGGTCGACACGATCTCGTCGCTGGGATCGATCGATTACCGCCACGACGAATGGGGTGTCGACGTCACCGTGGCGGGATCGCAGAAGGGCTTGATGTTACCGCCCGGCCTGAGCTTCAACGCGATCAGCGCAAAGGCGCTTGCCGCGGCGAAGACCGCCGGATTGCCGCGCAGCTACTTCGACTGGGACGAAATGCTCGGCCCCAACAAGTCCGGCTTCTTTCCCTACACCCCCGCGACCAACCTGCTGTACGGATTGCGTGAAGCGCTGCGGATGCTGCAGGAAGAAGGGCTCGACAATGTTTTTGCCCGCCACGCCCGTCACGGTGAAGCCACGCGTTGTGCGGTGCGCGCCTGGGGGCTCGATATCCTGTGCGCGGATCCCACGGAATACAGTAATTCATTGACAGCAGTACTGCTCCCCGCCGGCCAGGACGCGGATACGGTCAGACAGATCATCCTCGAGCGTTTCGACATGTCGCTCGGTGCCGGGCTCGGCAAACTGCAGGGCAAGGTCTTCCGCATCGGCCACCTCGGCGATTTCAACGATCTCGCTTTGGCCGGCACGTTGTGCGGCGTGGAAATGGGGCTGCAGCTCGCCGGCGTGCCGATCCGGAAAGAGGGCGTTGCCGCGGCACTGGACCATCTGTTGCATCCGGGCGAACGGGCCGCCGGCAACCAGGCCCGCGTGCGGCTCCTGAACCACGGGGATGCAGCCTGAAAGGAGCGCGGTTTAGCGTCCCGCACTGACCGGCGGCGCAACCGGATCCGGCGTCGCCGCGCGACCGAGGCGGTCGCGTATCGCGGCCCATTCCGGCAACGCAGGCGGTGCTTCGACGACGATCAGCCGGCAGCCGGATACATCGAGCCGACGCAAGGTGCCGTAGAGCAGGCGCGCATAGTCATCCGGCAGTTCCGGAGCCACCTGCCACAACGTGGCTTTCGAATCCCGCGGCCGACTGCGGCGCGATAGCACCGCCACCGACGTGCCCGCCCGGGCGCGCAGATAGTTTTCGATCTCGTCGGGATGCACGATCTTGAGCGGCAGGCCCGGCGCATAGTGGGACTCCAGCGATCCCGACACACGGGGTCGTCCGACTGCGGACTCACCGAGTTGGGCAAGCAATGCATCCGCAATCTGCTGCGCGCTGATGCGGCCCGGGCGCAGTACAGCCGGCGTTTCGCGCGTGAGATCGACGATAGTCGACTCGATGCCGACATCGCACGGGCCGCCATCCAGCACGAGATCGACCGCATCGCCGAGTTCTTCACGCACATGTTGCGCCGTGGTCGGCGAAAGACGCCCGAATCGGTTGGCCGACGGCGCTGCGATCCCGCCGCCGAAAGCTTTCAGCAATTGCTGTGCAACCGGATGCGAAGGAACCCGCAGGCCGACGGTATCCTGCCCCCCGGTGATGAGATCGCTGACGCGGGCGGCCCGCTTGAACACCATGGTGAGCGGCCCCGGCCAGAATTTTTCCGCCAGCAACCACGCAGAACGCGGAACGTCCGCCGCCCAGTGCTTC
The window above is part of the Betaproteobacteria bacterium genome. Proteins encoded here:
- a CDS encoding DUF2934 domain-containing protein — its product is MTTAQTGKSRTTRKTPPVTTTTRSNSPVAPAVKVSKARKSRPVIAEDVWREMVATAAYYRAQARGFQHGSPEQDWLAAEADLKQQLGEIVKT
- a CDS encoding dihydroxy-acid dehydratase, which produces MGKKKKPEKLRSYRWYGAQDLRSFGHRSRTLQMGFAHQDYKGKPVIAIINTWSDINNCHSHFRQRAEEVKRGVWQAGGYPLEMPAIALAEVFQKPTTMMYRNFLAMETEELLRSYPVDGCVLMGGCDKTTPGLLMGAISMNIPAIFMPAGPMLRGNWQGKTLGSGSDVWKYWDELRAGNITGRDWTEIEEGIARSAGTCMTMGTASTMTSVAETLGFSLPNSSTIPAVDSNHSRMADFTGRRVVEMVWEDLKPRDILTGKSFDNAIKVLMALGGSTNGLIHVIAMAGRAGIPIPLERFEEIGQRTPYLVNMRPSGKYLMEDFYYAGGLAAMLEGMRHLLDVGELTCTGKTLGENIAGAKIHNTDVIRTPDNPMQPEGGLIVLRGNLAPDGAVIKSTAADPKLLKHAGRAMVFDDYNDMAARLDDPNLDVDADSVLVLRNAGPLGGPGMPEWGMLPIPKKLLKLGVRDMVRISDARMSGTSYGTCVLHVSPESWIGGPLALVRTGDLIELDVPGRKLTLKVSEEELAKRREVWKPKARKYERGYGKIFSQHVSQADKGCDFDFLEGTAPIPEPEIH
- a CDS encoding cupin domain-containing protein; translation: MIDSKWKVHGIRIVKASELDTNTAQTPGMNRAAAITHARCGAEKLWAGTVVIHAKAKTGAHHHGPVESVIYVVSGQARMRWGDHLEFVAEAGPGDFIHVPPYVPHQEINASDTEPLSCVLVRSGQEPVVVNLDIPVVEKPESVCWTDDLHK
- a CDS encoding FAD-binding protein, whose amino-acid sequence is MNAPATPIRFHPHPGVRNPLEQRLRANFEGDVLFDAFSRGRYSTDASIYQVDPIGVVIPRTEEAARVALQVAAEEGVPILPRGAGTSQCGQTVGAALVIDCSKYLDEVIRIDADKREATVQPGLVLDHLNVRLRSHKLWFPVDVSTSAQATIGGMAGNNSCGSRSIRYGNMVHNVLGVDAWLTGGDEFHFGASTGLGGAPAGYRALVEKIHAIVRREATEIEARWPNVLRRVQGYNLDMIQPGSGTHPLAHNLAHLLVGSEGTLAFSKRITLKLSPIPAHKVLGVVHFPTFYQAMDLTRHIVTLDPDAVELVDRTMIDLARGNAAFRPIVDKFLQAEPEAILLVEFAGEDKGALVARLARLVELMGDLDLPGSVVQITEPALQKEIWEVRKAGLNIMMSMKGDGKPVSFIEDCAVPLEHLAEYTDRLTKVFEKHGTRGTWYAHASVGTLHVRPILDMRRDGAEKMRAIAEEACAMVREFKGAYSGEHGDGLVRSEWIEPILGSRLTGALAEVKALLDPKGLMNPGKIVRPTRMDDRSLFRYKPGYRAQHIETALDWSAWGGFAPAVEMCNNNGHCRKFDAGTMCPSFRATGDEQHLTRGRANTLRLAISGQLGADALVSDAMRDTMELCVSCKGCRRECPTGVDMARMKIEFLSQYTRRHGLTLRQKLIAYLPRYASAASKLAPLLNLRDAIPGAAWLTEKLFGLSARRSLPRWSASPLRADSLATMSPVRGKRASAPLPAPDRSANAVSAEPSPRSGEGGQKVVLFIDTFSRYFEPENAQAAADVLEAASYGVEVAAPADNGRPLCCGRTFLAAGLVEEAKVEALRMLKALRPYVERGVAVVGLEPSCLLTLRDEYLAMGLGDEAARLAGHALLFEEFIAAQMDAGAFRLELAPLATSAALLHGHCHQKAFDAMPAVRKVLDMIPGLKVETVESSCCGMAGSFGYEAEHFDVSMRMAELSLLPTVRQAKPETMVVADGTSCRHQIHDGSGREALHVARVLQMALKK
- a CDS encoding aminotransferase class V-fold PLP-dependent enzyme, producing MTFRSGRHFLQIPGPTNVPDRVLRAMDRPTIDHRGPEFAQLGREVLEGIKLIFRTSSPVIIYPASGTGAWEAALVNTLSAGDRVLMSETGQFATLWQKLAARLGLKIDFIPGDWRHGADMEIIERKLVEDRGHTIKAVCVVHNETSTGVVSRIPLVRKALDRTGHPALLLVDTISSLGSIDYRHDEWGVDVTVAGSQKGLMLPPGLSFNAISAKALAAAKTAGLPRSYFDWDEMLGPNKSGFFPYTPATNLLYGLREALRMLQEEGLDNVFARHARHGEATRCAVRAWGLDILCADPTEYSNSLTAVLLPAGQDADTVRQIILERFDMSLGAGLGKLQGKVFRIGHLGDFNDLALAGTLCGVEMGLQLAGVPIRKEGVAAALDHLLHPGERAAGNQARVRLLNHGDAA
- a CDS encoding threonylcarbamoyl-AMP synthase, with protein sequence MFVISEQEIEKAAEILRAGGLVAFPTETVYGLGADASNPAAVRKIFAAKGRPADHPVIVHVAGTSDLKHWAADVPRSAWLLAEKFWPGPLTMVFKRAARVSDLITGGQDTVGLRVPSHPVAQQLLKAFGGGIAAPSANRFGRLSPTTAQHVREELGDAVDLVLDGGPCDVGIESTIVDLTRETPAVLRPGRISAQQIADALLAQLGESAVGRPRVSGSLESHYAPGLPLKIVHPDEIENYLRARAGTSVAVLSRRSRPRDSKATLWQVAPELPDDYARLLYGTLRRLDVSGCRLIVVEAPPALPEWAAIRDRLGRAATPDPVAPPVSAGR